TGTTCACCGGCGCCGGGGTCCAGATGTTCTTACATTCAGGATATCCGGAGCATGCCACAAACGACCCGTATTTCCCGTTCTTCATCACCATGGGCCTGCCGCACTTTTCACAGACGCCTTCCTCCTTGCCTGTCTCGGCAGGGGTTTCGAGGATTATCCGGCCCTTTTCATCCCGGGTAAAATTGGCGGTGTTTCTGCATTCAGGATATCCGGTGCAGGCCAGGAAGATGCCGTTTCGCCCTGATTTGATGGCCATGGGCCGATGGCATTTCCGGCACATGATATCGGTCATGACCTCCCCCTTCATCTCATTTTGCGCCTTTTCCAGGTCCTTTTCAAAGGAGCTGTAAAAGCGCTCCAGGATGTCGGTCCATCGGGTTTTACCCTGTTCTATCCTGTCCAGATTGTTCTCCATCTGGGCCGTAAATGCCATATCCATGACATCGGGGAAACTCGCCACCAGGAGATCCGTTACCAAAAGTCCCAGTTCCGTCGGCCTGAAGCGCCCCTTTTCTATGGATACGTACTCCCTCCCGCTGATATTGGCCAGAATGGCCGCATAGGTGGAGGGCCTGCCGATCCCGTTTTCCTCCAACGCCCTGATGAGCGTCGCTTCTGTAAACCGGGGCGGGGGTTGAGTAAAATGCTGGGCCGGATCCAGTTTAATGAGGGTAAGGATCTGATCTTTCTCCAACGGAGGAAGTTGCGCTTCTCCGTTTTTTTCATCCCCGGCGTTGTCCATGCCCTCCTGATAAAGGGTCGTAAACCCCGGAAACACCATTATTGATCCATTTGCCCTGAAGGCTGCCTTCCCTGCATGGATCTCGGCCTGGGTCTTGTCCAAGATGGCCGGGTTCATCTGACAGGCCACAAAGCGCTTCCAGATAAGGGTATAGAGGGCCAGCTGATCTTTCGATAGATAGGTGGCCACACTTCCGGGCTCAAGCTCTGCAGAGGTGGGTCGGATGGCTTCATGGGCTTCCTGGGCCCCCTTACGGCTCTTGAACCGGTTCGGCGTTTCCGGGAGGTAATCTTTGCCGAAGTTTTTTTGAATCAAGGTGCGGGCCTCTGAAACAGCGTCATCCGAAAGCCGGAAAGAATCTGTTCGCATATAGGTAATGAGCCCCACCTGGCCCCGGGCTCCCAGATCCATCCCCTCATAAAGGGCCTGTGCCACGGACATGGTCCTTTTTGCAGAAAAACGCAATCGACGGAAGGCCTCCTGCTGAAGAAGACTGGTGGTGAAAGGCGGGGGGGCATTCTTGCGGGTTTTTTTCTTGGTTACCTGTGAGACCTTGAATGGAAGGTCCTTTACTTCCGAGACAATCTTGAGCGTCTCCTCCTCCTTTTGCAGATCCATCTTTTTTCCGCCGTACTTAAAGAATCTGGCCTCAAAAGGGGGGGGCTCGCTCGATTGCAGGTGCGCCGTGAGGGACCAGTATTCCTGGGGATCGAAGGCCTGGATCTCACGCTCCCTGTCGCAGATCATCTTGACGGCCACGGACTGAACCCGGCCGGCGCTCAGACCCCCCTTCACCCGTTTCCAGAGAAGCGGGGATATCTGATAGCCCACCAGACGATCCAGTATCCTCCTGGCCTGCTGAGAATCAAACTTATTTCTGTCAAGTTCCTGTGGTGAAGCAACGGCCTCTCGGATGGCCTTTGCGGTGAGTTCGTTAAAAAGGACCCGGAATATCCGCTTGTCTCGGTGGCCCGTGCCCTTTTTCAGCTCATCGGCAATGTGCCAGGCGATCGCCTCTCCTTCCCTGTCAGGGTCGGGGGCCAGGTATATGGCTTCGGCATCGTTTCCGGCAGTCTTCAATTCTTTCAGGATCTTACCTTTCCCTTTGATGGTAGCGTATTCGGGGGTGAAGCCGTTTTCAATATCCACCCCCAACTTGCTGACGGGAAGATCTTTCACATGTCCGACAGAGGCCATGATCTTGAAGTCAGGTCCCAGATACTTCTTAATGGTTCTGGCCTTGGCGGGCGATTCAATGATGAGTAATTTTTTTGACATCCTTGTTATCCGTTGCAGTTTATGAGTTCACTGAGTTTATTGAGTTGTTTGAGTTACAAAAAGACGCAGGGCACGGGTCGCAAGGGGCAGGAAAGAGATCCTATCTCCCGCCATCTGTCATCGCACAAACATCCTGCCGGGAAGCTGTCTCACGATCCCTTCCAACTCCATTTTCATCAGGATGCCTGCCACCTTCCCCGCATCCATGTTCCCCATCCTTACAATGTCGTCCATGTGCACGGGATAATCTCCGATGATCTCATAAATTTTTTTCTCGAATTCGGTCATCTCCCGCAATGTCCCATCAGGATTTTTAGGAACGGGTTTTTCCGCGTCCGATCTTCCCAAAAATCCGAATTCGGCCAATATGTCATCGGCGTTTTCAATCAACTTGGCCCCCTGCTTGATCAGAAAATGGGAGCCGGTGCTCTTGAAAGAATCGATACTGCCGGGCACGGCGAATACCTCCCGGCCCTGTTCCAAGGCTGAGGATGCGGTGATCAGGGACCCGCTGTTCCGGGTGGCCTCCACTACCACCGTTCCCCTGCTCAGTCCGCTGATAATCCGGTTGCGGATGGGAAAATTCCTGGGCTCGGGCGGGGTCCCTATGGGAAATTCCGACACAATGGCGCCATTTTCCTCTATTCGCTCGAACAGCGCCCTGTTGGACTCCGGATACACCACATCAATACCCGTCCCCAAAACCCCTATGGTAAACCCCTTTCCCATGAGACACCCATTGTGAGCGGCAGCATCGATCCCCTTGGCCAGTCCGCTGACCACGCCTGCGCCCCTCAAGGCCAGGCCCGAGGCGATTTTTTCCGCCGCCTTCCGGCCGTAGTGTGTCGGGTTCCTCGATCCCACCACGCTGATCAACGTCTTTTGCAGCGGGATCTCTTTACCCCTGATGTACAATACCATGGGAGGGTTGTAGATCTCTCTTAGGAATACAGGATATGACGGGTCACTGTAGACGAGAATCCTGGCATTGACCTCTTCGGCCTTTCTTATTTCACCTTCGGCCTTCGTGTCAAGTGCCCGGTGCTTGATTTTTGCGGCAATATCCCTGCGCATCCCTTCTATCCGCATCAGGTCTGGGGTATCTGCCTGGAAGACCGTTTCCGGATCGCCATATGTCTCGATCAGCCTTTTTATCACGGCATTGCCCAGGCCCGGAATCATGTAGAGGGCCAGCCACGCCAGTCTGTTTTCCTGCGACGTGCTCATGGTCTGAAATCAGTCCTCTCGGTTGCCGGTTACTCGGATGCGGCAGGTGATTGTGCGCTTTCCGCCTGTATTCAACGGCCGCTGATCCGTGTTGCCGGTTGAAAACCCGTCAGCGGGAATGCCCGCCCTTTGAACCATGACCCCAGTGAATCAACGAACCGGACAAACAGCCTCAACAAACTCCCCAGACGAACCTGCGGCGGCGCTGATGCATAGAATCTCCCCGGGGCATCGGAGTGTACATGCATGTCCATTTTTCGGATGCGTCAACGGGCAAACCCGATGGTTCTCAAAGGTGTCGGGATGGCGGGAGTATAAAACAGGCGTACGTGAATTCGTCAAGGGTTTTCTGAATTTTGTAGCAACCTATCTATCTAATGAGCATTTCGGCATTTTTGACAAGATAAGGAATGCCTCGGGCAGATCGGTTTGAGAACCGATTTCCTCTGTCAGCCGGTTCAGAACATGCAGCGGGTGATTTTCAAGATCTGCGTCATTATAATCCAGGCCATAATGAATCAAGAGCTCTCTGAGATCATGCTTTAAATCGATGCCCTTGAGCCGGGTGCCGCGATAAAATTCTCTTTTTGCCGTAATCACCAGCCCTGTGGAGGTGCTCGGTCTGGACTCCAGGACAAGGAGATATCCCAGCACCTGATCCGGAAGGGACGGCTCTTTGGGCTGATCAGGTTGCCCGCGGCCCACAATCTGAAACAGATTGCCTCGCTGAACGCCGTGTTTGTGGCCATGATTCATGTAGAGAACGGATAGCTGACCCATCACCTGGCTCATATCCTTGGCGGCGACCACCGCTATTTTAGAGGCCTCTAATTTGTCCGGCGCTTCCTGTTCAAGGCTGGAGAGCTGGATGCAGGGAGATACCGGTTGAAAAGGGATTACAGGATCCCCCATCTGCATCGGCTTGTAGCATTCCACAATTTCCGCCTTGTATAATAAGGGGGTGACCTCTGTTTTCAGAACAACCCTCCCCAGAAATGAGATGACATATCCCAGGTCTCTTCCGGTAAGGGGATGGTCGATCTGGGACGAGCTGTTGAACACCGTATAGAGGTCTCCCGGTTTGATCGCATGTCCTTTTTCAAAGGTCACATATACCGTATCCCCCCGGGCCAGAAGAATCCTTTCGGTTTCATCTGAAAAGAGGCGTCCCCAGGGTTTCAGCTTTCCAGGTGAGAGAAATCCGAGGGCATCCATCTGGGTGAATTCCGAGACGTCAATACCTGTTCCGGACGGATTCTGCGATCCCCGGTCCATTCCCGACGGGTGGGGAACGGACTGTGCCGAGAGCCCGCCCGGGAGGAGCAGATGAAGAAAAACAATGCCTGCGCCGATCAATAGGCGGATGGCGTGCGTGTGCGTGTTCAATGTCTTCTCCTCGATCGAGAAATCAGCGCATTCCCAAACAGATGCTTTCCCCGATGAATCCCCGAAATGGGAGCCACGGAAATAACCGTAACGCATGATGTGGCTGGTGAGTTTTCTCCATCCCGCGGTCATGCCTCACCCGGTTTCGAATATATTCCACATGGGGGCGGGTCGAGCATACAAGGCAGTGGATCTGTTTGTCAAGCCGCATGAACCGCGGTCGGAAATCGGCTTGCAAGATGGTTGACATCTGGAGCGTAATTGCCTAAAAAGGACCGACAATCCTATTTGGCGAGAGTGGCGGAACTGGTAGACGCGCTGGACTTAGGATCCAGTGGGGTAACCCGTGGGGGTTCGAGTCCCCCCTCTCGCACCAATCAAGAATATCAATCACTTACATGCCTCCCTGTTGTAACGCATTTTCACCAAAATTGCCGATTGTAACGGTTTTTGCAGCGGTCTGGTTTTCAAAGCAGGCTTTCTTTTATGCATTGATCGGCCGATAATTCGAATATAAGGCAGCTCCGAATGGATGATTTTCGTTGCTTCGATGCCATCCATCTTGGGCATGCTGATGTCCATCAGGATCACATCGGGTTCAACCTCCCTGGTTTTTTCAATTGCCTCCATTCTATCTGCCGCTTCGCCGACGATATCGATATCGGAGTGCAGGGTGAGCATGGTGGAGGGTCCCTGACGAACAACCGTATGGCCGTCAACCAGAAGAACCCGGATGCTGTCACCGGTCTTTTCCCTCTTGAAATTGGCAATTACTTCCCGGACGCGGATTTCGCGTTCTTCCGGTCCTGTATCCACCGGAACGGTTAGCGAAAAAACAGCCCCATTTCCAGGTGAGCTTTTGATTTCAAATCTCCCGTCCATCATTTCCAGCCGCTCGCGGATGCTGAATAGACCAAATCCTTGGCCTGCCTTAGCCTTTTCCCGGACCACATCCGGATCGCATCCGAGTCCATGATCTGTTACGGTTATGCGGAGATGGTTTTCGGCATCCGACGCCATTTCAACCCGTGCCGATTTAACTCCAGCGTGCTTGACAATAGCACTCCACCACATTACGAAAATTCATTCTATCTGGCGCGCTTGCCGCCTCCCTTGCAGACGGTGAAACAAAACAGGGACCGGCATTCGATACCGTATAGGCCGGCACACAAACTCCTCGATTTTCCCGGCACGGGCCACCCCCATACATAAGTGGGGAAGGACTGATCCGGTCTTGATTGCCTCCGATTAATTTCATCTTAAGTTTTGACAATATTTCAAATTTTCATTAAAATCCGATTCATTTATAAAAAGCACCCCGTTGAATCCCGCCGAATGGCGGGACGGGGTCCACAGTTTCATATTGCTGTCTCGAAATAGTAGCGACATCTTTGTCATGCCGGACGCGATCCCCGCAAGTACGGGAGCTGGATTTTCCCGAACTTGCGGGGATCGGAGTCCAGGAAAATCCTCACACAAAGTCACTAAATGGGATACCGCAACAGAAATATCTCACACCCCAGTACCATTTTCCGAAGGTACGGGGTAAACAAAGACACAAAGCACACAAAGGATTATTTTCTAAAGAAACTGAAACATGCGCTTCTCTCTGTGTTCTTTGCCCCGTGAAACCTTTTCTGTGTCGTTTCACTCGGGGTGGCCTCCGCCTGCCCTGTGAAACCCTTTTTTGGTCTTGTTTCACCGGGGTGTGAGTCTAAAGAGAGAAACACAAGTACAGGAGATCGTAATGGTCCGAAAAAAGACCGGCGATACCGGCAAAGACCGGCAGAAAAAGGCCGCTGGGGAGGGGAAAAAGCATCCGGACCAGGCGGCTGCCGAGCGCGAGGAAAAACAGACCCGGCAGGAGAATCAAGCTCCCCCTTCAACCGGCCTCCCCGATCTCCCTGTGGAGAAAGATCCGGAAAAGGAAGACGCCCACAGGGAAGAGACGGATGACCTGTTCCCGGTCATCGGCATCGGGGCCTCTGCCGGGGGGCTCGAGGCCCTGGAGACGCTCTTGTCCAACGTGCCGGAAAAGAGCGGCATGGCCTTTGTGATCATCTCCCACACCGATCCCGCAAGGGTCAGCCTGCTGCCGGAGATCCTGAGGCGTAAATCACAGATACCGGTCCTGTCCATAGAAGAAGGGATGGAGATCCGGCCCGATACGGCCTATGTGCCGCCTTCCGACAAAGACCTGATTGTCAAGAGCGGGGCTTTTTGCCTGGAGGCGCGGCAAAGAAGAGACGCGCTTCACATGCCGATCGACCGCTTTCTGAGATCCCTTGCAGAAGACCGGGGC
The Deltaproteobacteria bacterium genome window above contains:
- the topA gene encoding type I DNA topoisomerase, translated to MSKKLLIIESPAKARTIKKYLGPDFKIMASVGHVKDLPVSKLGVDIENGFTPEYATIKGKGKILKELKTAGNDAEAIYLAPDPDREGEAIAWHIADELKKGTGHRDKRIFRVLFNELTAKAIREAVASPQELDRNKFDSQQARRILDRLVGYQISPLLWKRVKGGLSAGRVQSVAVKMICDREREIQAFDPQEYWSLTAHLQSSEPPPFEARFFKYGGKKMDLQKEEETLKIVSEVKDLPFKVSQVTKKKTRKNAPPPFTTSLLQQEAFRRLRFSAKRTMSVAQALYEGMDLGARGQVGLITYMRTDSFRLSDDAVSEARTLIQKNFGKDYLPETPNRFKSRKGAQEAHEAIRPTSAELEPGSVATYLSKDQLALYTLIWKRFVACQMNPAILDKTQAEIHAGKAAFRANGSIMVFPGFTTLYQEGMDNAGDEKNGEAQLPPLEKDQILTLIKLDPAQHFTQPPPRFTEATLIRALEENGIGRPSTYAAILANISGREYVSIEKGRFRPTELGLLVTDLLVASFPDVMDMAFTAQMENNLDRIEQGKTRWTDILERFYSSFEKDLEKAQNEMKGEVMTDIMCRKCHRPMAIKSGRNGIFLACTGYPECRNTANFTRDEKGRIILETPAETGKEEGVCEKCGRPMVMKNGKYGSFVACSGYPECKNIWTPAPVNTGVPCPETDCQGMLVEKTSKKGKKFYACNRYPDCTFATWDEPYNDTCPTCGTPVLSIRHKKSGESVLVCRKKGCGYQRPLEKD
- the dprA gene encoding DNA-processing protein DprA; the encoded protein is MSTSQENRLAWLALYMIPGLGNAVIKRLIETYGDPETVFQADTPDLMRIEGMRRDIAAKIKHRALDTKAEGEIRKAEEVNARILVYSDPSYPVFLREIYNPPMVLYIRGKEIPLQKTLISVVGSRNPTHYGRKAAEKIASGLALRGAGVVSGLAKGIDAAAHNGCLMGKGFTIGVLGTGIDVVYPESNRALFERIEENGAIVSEFPIGTPPEPRNFPIRNRIISGLSRGTVVVEATRNSGSLITASSALEQGREVFAVPGSIDSFKSTGSHFLIKQGAKLIENADDILAEFGFLGRSDAEKPVPKNPDGTLREMTEFEKKIYEIIGDYPVHMDDIVRMGNMDAGKVAGILMKMELEGIVRQLPGRMFVR
- a CDS encoding response regulator; this translates as MASDAENHLRITVTDHGLGCDPDVVREKAKAGQGFGLFSIRERLEMMDGRFEIKSSPGNGAVFSLTVPVDTGPEEREIRVREVIANFKREKTGDSIRVLLVDGHTVVRQGPSTMLTLHSDIDIVGEAADRMEAIEKTREVEPDVILMDISMPKMDGIEATKIIHSELPYIRIIGRSMHKRKPALKTRPLQKPLQSAILVKMRYNREACK